In one window of Drosophila innubila isolate TH190305 chromosome 2L unlocalized genomic scaffold, UK_Dinn_1.0 4_B_2L, whole genome shotgun sequence DNA:
- the LOC117782367 gene encoding sodium-coupled monocarboxylate transporter 2 encodes MEAADSYRFGSIDYIVFLGMIILSTGTGIYFGCIKKSKKSIVDVEPTLPTSISTTTTSSTETRKHDFGSEKMSEYLLGSRQLKVFPVAMSLIASYVSGVTILGTTSEIYNYGTQYWFIAIAIILQGIAVSYIYIPVFATLQVGSSYEYLEMRFHSVIRSIASFMFILDEILFLPFVVYVPAIALNQVSGINLHVISTVIVIVCVFYTFVGGIKAVVHTDAWQTLVMFLSVVAVAALGTYYADGLDKLFGDAAKGGRLIFSNADPSPYVRHTVWSVLIGGFSYWTSFNAVNQTMVQRYMSLPSLKQARASMAIFTIGVAAFVSVCCYVGLLIFEMYQDCDPLSAGLITHDDQLLPLYVVQSVGHIPGMSGLFIAGIFGAALSSLSVVLNSTSLVILQDIVRGCFKMQPSERASTVLVKTSVIVLGVVALSLVFVLEQLSGILSICTSMTAIAAGTTFGLFTLGMLVPWANNVGTAVGGIAGALLAGWISFGTQITIAAGGLNSQKLHVSVENCAANVTLPENVWVNEEEVFPLYRLSYHWINPIGVATVILVGATVSLFTKPTELKTLDPDLISPVIHRCLPKECFARRNHYAQAQTNLLNGQ; translated from the exons atGGAAGCG GCGGATAGCTACAGATTTGGAAGCATTGACTATATCGTGTTTCTGGGTATGATCATTTTGTCCACAGGCACTGGCATTTATTTTGGCTGCATAAA aaagagTAAAAAATCTATTGTGGATGTGGAGCCAACGCTACCCACCTCAATTAGCACCACAACTACTAGCAGTACGGAGACGCGAAAACATGACTTTGGTTCGGAGAAGATGAGCGAATATCTGCTGGGATCGCGACAACTGAAAGTATTCCCTGTTGCCATGAGTCTTATAGCTAG TTATGTATCGGGCGTTACAATACTGGGCACTACATCCGAGATATATAACTATGGCACACAGTACTGGTTTATAGCCATTGCCATCATACTTCAGGGAATTGCCGTCTCCTACATCTACATACCAGTATTTGCGACTCTTCAAGTCGGCTCTTCATACGAG tATCTGGAAATGCGATTCCACTCAGTTATACGTAGCATAGCTTCATTTATGTTCATTTTGGATGAG ATactttttttgccatttgttgtgTATGTGCCGGCCATAGCTTTGAATCAAG tttctgGCATAAATTTGCACGTAATATCAACGGTGATTGTAATCGTGTGTGTTTTCTACACCTTTGTTGGAGGCATTAAGGCTGTGGTGCATACGGATGCCTGGCAAACCCTTGTCATGTTCCTATCTGTGGTGGCTGTGGCCGCATTGGGCACCTATTATGCCGATGGTCTGGACAAACTCTTTGGAGATGCAGCCAAGGGAGGTCGTCTAATATTTTCGAATGCGGATCCATCGCCATATGTGAGGCACACTGTCTGGAGTGTGCTTATTGGCGGCTTCTCCTACTGGACATCCTTCAATGCCGTCAATCAGACCATGGTGCAGCGTTACATGTCGTTGCCTTCATTGAAACAGGCGCGCGCCTCAATGGCCATATTCACAATTGGAGTGGCTGCCTTTGTTTCCGTCTGCTGCTATGTGGGATTGCTGATCTTTGAAATGTACCAGGACTGTGATCCACTGAGTGCAGGTCTTATCACACACGATGATCAATTACTGCCACTTTATGTGGTGCAGAGTGTAGGACACATTCCTGGCATGTCAGGACTCTTTATTGCGGGCATCTTTGGTGCAGCTTTAAGTTCACTATCCGTGGTATTGAACTCCACGTCGTTGGTCATCCTGCAGGACATTGTGCGCGGCTGCTTCAAGATGCAGCCAAGTGAGCGCGCCTCCACCGTGCTGGTGAAGACATCCGTCATAGTGCTGGGCGTGGTGGCGCTATCGTTGGTCTTTGTGTTGGAGCAATTGAGTGGCATACTGAGCATCTGCACCTCCATGACGGCCATTGCTGCGGGCACCACGTTTGGCCTGTTTACGTTGGGCATGCTAGTGCCGTGGGCCAACAATGTTGGGACTGCCGTTGGGGGCATTGCTGGTGCCTTGCTCGCCGGTTGGATATCTTTTGGTACACAGATTACCATAGCAGCGGGAGGTCTCAACTCTCAGAAGCTTCATGTTTCCGTGGAGAATTGTGCAGCGAATGTGACTCTGCCCGAAAATGTTTGGGTGAATGAGGAGGAGGTGTTTCCATTGTATCGTCTTAGCTATCATTGGATCAATCCGATTGGTGTGGCAACGGTTATACTAGTTGGTGCTACCGTCTCACTGTTCACTAAGCCGACAGAGCTAAAGACTCTCGACCCGGATCTGATATCGCCAGTTATACACAGATGTCTGCCAAAGGAATGTTTTGCCAGACGCAACCATTATGCGCAGGCGCAAACGAACCTCCTGAATGGCCAATAA